In the Drosophila gunungcola strain Sukarami unplaced genomic scaffold, Dgunungcola_SK_2 000001F, whole genome shotgun sequence genome, one interval contains:
- the LOC128261986 gene encoding electron transfer flavoprotein regulatory factor 1: protein MSQLRSKVITLYKHLQYLGREYPGLNGPEKFRKQIHDAFMNHKDEQDPKKIVALLAQGRYLAKEVEALYSLKKYRSVKQRYSYND from the exons ATGTCACAGCTGCGCTCGAAAGTCATTACTCTCTACAAGCAC TTGCAGTATTTGGGCCGCGAATATCCCGGCCTTAATGGGCCGGAAAAGTTCAGGAAGCAGATCCACGATGCCTTCATGAACCATAAGGATGAGCAGGATCCTAAGAAGATCGTGGCCCTGCTGGCCCAAGGACGCTATCTGGCCAAGGAAGTGGAGGCCCTGTACTCCCTAAAGAAATACCGGAGTGTTAAGCAGCGCTACAGCTACAATGACTAA
- the LOC128261980 gene encoding uncharacterized protein LOC128261980, with the protein MHPLRMVIQCLATRQAQMMTQMRRASGSSSFPELVFPDDQDIEPEDEQDDLEPMYPILHRRHTDLFYMPHCVGPAYQGLVSPVDQPYATAYYPADAQALVKGSDNVLGSVVPPTDMWVVACPKLLVEYMRRLFLHPYSGFGSSMNFSLIGLRFQDADADTALRSFVLMASHNSREIMHNGYWADFVNPLTGRAHFRAAHGSRKRCREARLLCRGLTFTNANGCTVIEKEEQGDQFTSCIFTDTPCKVLESWCS; encoded by the coding sequence ATGCATCCTTTGCGAATGGTGATCCAGTGCCTGGCCACGCGCCAGGCTCAGATGATGACCCAGATGCGCCGGGCCAGCGGGAGCAGCAGCTTTCCGGAGCTGGTCTTCCCGGACGACCAGGACATCGAGCCGGAGGACGAGCAGGACGATCTGGAACCAATGTATCCGATTCTGCACAGGCGCCACACTGACCTCTTTTACATGCCGCACTGCGTGGGTCCGGCGTACCAGGGTCTCGTCTCTCCGGTGGATCAGCCATATGCCACCGCCTACTATCCGGCGGACGCGCAGGCGCTGGTCAAGGGGAGCGATAATGTTCTTGGGTCTGTGGTCCCGCCAACCGACATGTGGGTGGTGGCTTGCCCCAAGCTTCTGGTGGAGTACATGCGTCGCCTCTTCCTGCATCCGTACTCCGGGTTTGGCAGTTCGATGAACTTCAGCTTGATTGGTCTGCGATTCCAGGACGCCGATGCCGACACTGCCCTGCGCTCCTTTGTTCTAATGGCCAGCCACAATTCGCGCGAAATCATGCACAATGGCTACTGGGCGGACTTTGTCAATCCGCTGACTGGCCGCGCCCACTTCCGAGCCGCCCACGGCAGCCGGAAGAGGTGCAGGGAGGCCCGGCTCCTCTGCCGCGGGCTTACCTTTACTAACGCCAATGGCTGCACAGTGATTGAGAAGGAGGAGCAGGGCGATCAGTTCACCAGCTGCATCTTCACGGACACACCCTGCAAGGTCCTGGAGTCGTGGTGCTCGTAG